The Lytechinus pictus isolate F3 Inbred chromosome 17, Lp3.0, whole genome shotgun sequence genome contains a region encoding:
- the LOC129280527 gene encoding retinoschisin-like: protein MSFCKSLSAILLLSVAYVPANCDPHALGIQSRSIPDTSLTASSEWDALRGPERARLHSQADGPFRGSWVARVGDDKQWIQVDLLDIYHITSVATQGRTDYAQWVTSYKVACSTDGIVFNTVRVNYSGYCTSEKIFTGNSNQNSVVKNDLPEPQYCRYVRLMPLTFRGRVSLRFEVYGEGPIASKC, encoded by the exons ATGTCTTTCTGCAAGTCACTCTCAGCCATTCTTCTTCTATCTGTGGCTTATG TTCCAGCCAACTGTGACCCTCATGCCCTGGGCATTCAGAGTAGATCCATACCAGATACCAGCCTCACCGCTTCCAGTGAATGGGACGCTCTCCGAGGCCCAGAGAGGGCTCGTTTACACAGCCAGGCTGATGGACCGTTTCGTGGGTCTTGGGTTGCTCGAGTAGGCGATGACAAACAGTGGATCCAG GTGGATCTATTAGACATATACCATATCACCTCGGTGGCAACACAAGGGCGCACAGATTATGCGCAGTGGGTTACAAGCTACAAGGTAGCATGCAGCACCGATGGCATAGTCTTTAATACCGTACGTGTCAACTATTCAGGGTACTGCACTTCTGAAAAG ATCTTCACTGGAAATTCTAATCAGAACAGTGTAGTGAAGAACGATCTGCCGGAACCGCAGTATTGCCGTTATGTGCGTCTGATGCCACTCACTTTTCGTGGCCGTGTTAGTCTCCGCTTTGAAGTATACGGTGAAGGCCCCATTGCATCCAAG TGTTAA